One stretch of Anas acuta chromosome W, bAnaAcu1.1, whole genome shotgun sequence DNA includes these proteins:
- the LOC137846804 gene encoding olfactory receptor 14C36-like, producing the protein MPNRSSITEFLLLAFADTWELQLLHFVLFLGIYLAALLGNGLILTAVACDHRLHTPMYFFLLNLAFLDLGCISTTVPKAMANSLWDTRAIAYEACAAQVLILVFFVGAEYSLLTVMAYDRYVAICKPLHYGTLLGSRACAQMAAAAWGSGFLNAVLHTANTFSLPLCQGNAVDQFFCEIPQILKLSCSDAYLREVWALLFSGSLASGCFVFIVFSYVQIFRAVLRMPSEQGWHKAFSMCLPHLAVVFLSVSTAMFAYLKPTSISSPSLDLVVTVLYSVVPPALNPLIYSMRNKDLKTALWKLVTGCV; encoded by the coding sequence ATGCCCAACAGGAGCTCCATCactgagttcctcctcctggcatttgcagacacatgggagctgcagctcctgcactttgtgctcttcctgggcatctacctggctgccctcctgggcaatggcctcatcctcaccgctgtagcctgcgaccaccgactccacacccccatgtacttcttcctcctcaacctcgccttcctcgacctgggctgcatctccaccactgtccccaaagccatggccaattccctctgggaTACCAGGGCCATCGCCTATGAAGCATGTGCTGCCCAAGTCCTCATTTTAGTCTTCTTTGttggagcagagtattcccttctcaccgtcatggcctatgaccgctacgttgccatctgcaagcccctgcactatgggaCCCTcttgggcagcagagcttgtgcccagatggcagcagctgcctggggcagtggctttctcaatgctgtcctgcacactgccaatacattttccctgcctctctgccaaggcaatgctgtggaccagttcttctgtgaaatcccccagatcctcaagctctcctgctctgatgcctacctcagggaagtctGGGCACTTCTGTTTAGTGGTTCTTTAGCCTctggttgctttgttttcattgtgttttcctatgtgcagatcttcagggcagtgctgaggatgccctctgagcagggatggcacaaagccttttccatgtgcctCCCCCACCTGGCCGTGGTCTTCTTATCTGTCAGCACtgccatgtttgcctacctgaagcccacctccatctcctccccatccctagACCTGGTGGTAACAGTTCTGTACTCtgtggtgcctccagcactgaaccccctaatctacagcatgaggaacaaggacCTCAAGACTGCCCTATGGAAATTGGTGACTGGATGTGTTTGA
- the LOC137846805 gene encoding olfactory receptor 14A16-like gives MSNSSSISEFLLLPFADTRELQLLHFTLFLGIYLAALLGNGLILTAVACDHRLHTPMYFFLLNLALLDLGCISTTVPKAMANSLWDTRAISYAGCAVQVFLFVFLMSAEYSLLTIMAYDRYVAICKPLHYGTLLDNRACAQMAAAAWGSAFLNAVLHITNTFSLSLCQGNAVDQFFCEIPQILKLSCSQSFLSEVWVLMGNLFINFGCFVFIVLSCVQIIRVVLRVPSEKGRHKAFSMCLPHLAVVSLFLSTAMFTYLKPLSISSPSLDLVVAVLYSVVPPAVNPFIYSMRNQELKVALNKVISLIFFTASKLLICLHN, from the coding sequence atgtccaacagcagctccatcagcgagttcctcctcctgccattcgcagacacacgggagctgcagctcctgcacttcacgctcttcctgggcatctacctggctgccctcctgggcaatggcctcatcctcactgccGTAGCCTgtgaccaccgcctccacacccccatgtacttcttcctcctcaacctcgccctccttgacctgggctgcatctccaccactgtccccaaagccatggccaattccctctgggacaccagggccatttcctatgcaggatgtgctgtacaggtctttctgtttgtctttttgaTGTCAGCAGAGTATtctcttctcaccatcatggcctacgaccgctacgttgccatctgtAAGCCACTGCACTACGGGACCCTCCTGGACaacagagcttgtgcccagatggcagcagctgcctggggttCTGCTTTTCTCAATGCTGTGCTGCAtattacaaatacattttcactgtccctctgccaaggcaatgctgtggaccagttcttctgtgaaatccctcAAATCCTCAAGCTTTCCTGTTCACAGTCCTTCCTCAGTGAAGTTTGGGTTCTTATGGGTAATCTTTTCATCAACTTTGGGTGTTTTGTATTCATTGTGCTCTCCTGTGTTCAGATCATCAGGGTCGTGCTGAGGGTGCCCTCTGAGaagggccggcacaaagccttctccatgtgcctccctcacctggctgtggtctccctgtttctcagcactgccatgtttacctacctgaagcccctctccatctcctccccatctctggacctggtggtggcagttctgtactcagtggtgcccccagcagtgaacccctttatctacagcatgagaaacCAGGAGCTGAAAGTTGCACTGAACAAAGTGATTTCATTGATATTTTTCACTGCTAGTAAACTTCTCATTTGTCTCCACAACTGA
- the LOC137846806 gene encoding olfactory receptor 14A16-like has translation MSNSSSITEFLLLAFADMRELQLLHFAFFLGIYLAALLGNGLILTAVACDHRLHTPMYFFLLNLALLDLGCISTTVPKAMANSLWDTRAISYSGCVAQVFLIVFLFSAEYSLLTIMAYDRYIAICKPLHYGTLLDNRACAQMAAAAWGSGVLYAILHTANTFSVPLCQGNAVKQFFCEIPQILKLSCSQSSLSEVWVLVGNVFVDFGCFVFIVLSYVQIIKAVLRMPSEQGRHKAFSTCLPHLAVVSLFLSTAMFAYLKPFSISSPSLDLVVAVLYSVVPPTMNPFIYSMRNQELKVALNKVISLRVFTAGKLLISLHN, from the coding sequence atgtccaacagcagctccatcaccgagttcctcctcctggcattcgcagacatgcgtgagctgcagctcctgcacttcgcattcttcctgggcatctacctggctgccctcctgggcaacggcctcatcctcaccgccgtagcctgcgaccaccgcctccacacccccatgtacttcttcctcctcaacctcgccctccttgacctgggctgcatctccaccactgtccccaaagccatggccaattccctctgggacaccagggccatttcCTACTCGGGGTGTGTTGCACAGGTCTTTCtcattgtgtttttgttttcagcagagtattctcttctcaccatcatggcctatgaccgctacattgccatctgcaagcccctgcactacgggaccCTCCTGGACaacagagcttgtgcccagatggcagcagctgcctggggcagtggggttctCTATGCTAtcctgcacactgccaatacattttccgtgcccctctgccaaggcaatgctgtgaaacagttcttctgtgaaatcccacAGATTCTGAAGCTTTCCTGTTCACAGTCCTCTCTCAGTGAAGTTTGGGTTCTTGTGGGTAATGTTTTCGTCGACTTTGGATGTTTTGTATTCATTGTGCTCTCCTATGTTCAGATCATCAAGGccgtgctgaggatgccctctgagcagggacggcacaaagccttttccacatgcctacctcacctggccgtggtctccctgtttctcagcactGCCATGTTTGCATACCTGAAGCCtttttccatctcctccccatctctGGACCTGGttgtggcagttctgtactcagtggtgcccCCAACAATGAACCCCTTTatctacagcatgagaaacCAGGAGCTGAAAGTTGCACTGAACAAAGTGATTTCATTGAGAGTTTTCACTGCTGGTAAACTTCTCATCTCTCTCCACAACTGA